TGTGGGCCGGCGTCGACATCGACCCGGCCCTGATGACCGGCCGGGCCGCGTGCGAGCGCCTGGCCGAGCGCGGCGTGCTGGCCAAGGACACCCACGGCTCCACGATCCGCCTGGCCCCGCCCCTGGTGGTCCAGCCCGCCGAGCTCGACTGGGCCGTGGAGCAGCTAGCCGCCATCCTCTGACACCCGCGCCCAGCTCGGGCCCGGTGCCCACGGGCCCCAGCACCCCCGCAGCCCCGGGGTGGACGGTCGTGGGGGCTTGTGTGCGCCGCCGCCGCCCGGGTCGGCTAAAGCCGCTGGCCGAGGCGGGTGTGGCCTTGGCCGCGCGCCGCCTCTCAAGCTGGGCGCACCAATGCGCCCACCCGCAGCTACCCGCGCGCCTCCAACTGATCGACGCCGCGCAGGCACGCCGTCGCGCCGCCCAGCGAGCCCTGGAAGGCCCCGGACGCCTGGATCGCAGCGCCGGGGCTTGGCCGCCCAGGCCGGTGCGCAAGCCCGGGGTGAGCCAGAGGTTTCGGGTGGGGTGGGCGAGCAAGTCAGGGCGCCTCGACTTCGGAGTTGGGATTGCTTGCCGCGCGACAGCTTCCGGTGTCGCTGTCGGTGACTGTCGACCAGGTGCAGCGGTGTGAGCTTCGAATCTTGGTGAGTTAGCGCGATATTTCGACGCCAACTTGCCAAGATCTGCCGGAACGGGCTCCTGGGGTGAGCTGGACCAGCGGCGGAGGGTGACGCTGCGGGAGCAGCGGTCCGGACCACGACGGGCGTCGCGGTAGCTCGCTTCGGTTTGAAAGGGTGTCAGCGCTCCAGGATGCGCATGGACAGCGTCGGCGCCTCGGCCATGACCGAGACGGCGGTCAGCGGGGCGGCCGAGATGAGCGTGCGGGCCTTGCCCACGTGGACGCCGGGGTAGAGCTCGATCAGGTCGCCGGGTGACAGGACGCGGCTCTGGCGCTTGAGGGTCATGCGCTCGGCCTCGTCCATCGAGCCGCCCGGGCGGACGCCGGTGCCGTTGGTGCTCACGTCCTGGGCCACCACGTCGCCGCCGCGCATCTCGAAGCGCACGTGGCTGCGGCTGATCCACCGCCGGGCCTCCTCGCTCAGCCACTGGCCGAGCATGATGCCCTTTTCCGGCGCGCGGCCCACCACGACCGGGGTGTCCTCGGCCACGACGAAGCGGCGGCGGATCACGCCGCCCACGCGGACCGCCAGCGCCTCGGAGGGTGGCCTCGCGCCCACGTCGGTCAGCGGCGTGCCGTGCCGTGGGCAGGTGGGTGAGCCGGTGTGCAGCGTGGGCGGGGGCTGGCCGCCGGCGCGCCGCTCGGGGGCCAGGTCGGCGAAGGCGCCGCCGCCACCGCCGAAGTTGGCGCAGTTGCCCTCGGGGCAGCGCCACAGCCGGGCGAGCACCTTGGCGCCGACCGGGTCGGGGGCGCCGATCGCGGGCACCGCGCCGCCGCCGACCTGGGCGACCAGCGTGGCGCCGGTCTTGCCCGGCACCGGGGCCATCAGGCGCCCGGCCTGGCCGGCCAGCCAGCCGTAGCGCTCGCGCACGCCCTCGAACCGCATGCGGCTCAGCACCGGCAGGCCGAGCAGGTCGGCGACCTCCAGCACCCGGTCGCCGACCGTCGGCAGCACCTCGACGAGCCCGTCGTCGGCCCAGCGGCGCACGACCATGCGCTCGTTGGACGTCAGGTCGGCGTCGGAGAGCAGGCCTCGGTGGACCACCGCGTAGACGGCGGCGTTGTCCTCGGCTAGCTGGGTGGCGAGCGCGTCGACCACCAGCCCCAGCCGCAGCAAGCTGGCCGGCCGGCCGCCGTCGAGGTCGGCGTAACGCACCACCTCGGCGAGGTCGACCACGGCGCGGGCCAGCGCGGGATCGGTGGTGAGGCGCTGCTCGATGGCGTCGAGCACCTTGCTGACTTCGAACCTCACGCCGACATCCTGCCCGATCGCCGCCAGCCGCCGCGATCCGCCGCCTGCGACAGGTGCAGGTCAGGCCTGGTTTGCGACGATTTCGTCGATCCGGCGGGCCAGCTCGTAGTCGCGCTCGGTGACCTTGCCAGCCGAGTGCGTGCTGCACCGAAATGTCAGCGTCCGCCACCGGATGTCGATATCCGGGTGGTGGTTCATCTCCTCGGCGACCACCGCGACGCGGTCGACGACGGCGATCGCGTCCATGAAACCGGGCAGTTCGGCGGTGCGGGTGATTTCGGTCTCGTCGCCGCTCCAGGCCGGCAGCTCGGCCAGGCTCATGAGAGCTCCCTTCGATGATGGTGGTGTGCCACCGCTTCGTGGTGGTCACTGTCCGCGGTGGGCTCCGGGTCCGCGTGCACGATCGCGGACCCCAGCTTTGGTACCGAGTGCAGCAGGTTGTGCTCCGCCTCCACCGCGACGGCGTGCGCCTGCACGACGGTGAGCGCGGGGTCGACGACGATCTCGCACTCGGCGCGCATCCGGTGGCCGATCCAGCGCACCCGCACCGCGCCCACCCCGCGCACGCCCTCGGTGTGCCCCAGCGCGTGCTCGACCGCGTCGACGAGCTCGGGGTCGACCGCGTCCATCAGCCGCCGGTACACCTGGCGGGCGGCACCGGCGAGCACCACGAGGATGGCCGCCGTGA
The window above is part of the Phytohabitans houttuyneae genome. Proteins encoded here:
- a CDS encoding FHA domain-containing protein; its protein translation is MRFEVSKVLDAIEQRLTTDPALARAVVDLAEVVRYADLDGGRPASLLRLGLVVDALATQLAEDNAAVYAVVHRGLLSDADLTSNERMVVRRWADDGLVEVLPTVGDRVLEVADLLGLPVLSRMRFEGVRERYGWLAGQAGRLMAPVPGKTGATLVAQVGGGAVPAIGAPDPVGAKVLARLWRCPEGNCANFGGGGGAFADLAPERRAGGQPPPTLHTGSPTCPRHGTPLTDVGARPPSEALAVRVGGVIRRRFVVAEDTPVVVGRAPEKGIMLGQWLSEEARRWISRSHVRFEMRGGDVVAQDVSTNGTGVRPGGSMDEAERMTLKRQSRVLSPGDLIELYPGVHVGKARTLISAAPLTAVSVMAEAPTLSMRILER
- a CDS encoding 4a-hydroxytetrahydrobiopterin dehydratase, whose amino-acid sequence is MSLAELPAWSGDETEITRTAELPGFMDAIAVVDRVAVVAEEMNHHPDIDIRWRTLTFRCSTHSAGKVTERDYELARRIDEIVANQA